AAAAACAAGTACTTCTTTATCTAAAATAACTTCTTTAAACCTGTTTTTGTTTCTATAAAAATCGGAATCTGGTACTTTTCCTAATTCTGTTACATATGGGCGAGAAGTTCTAAATATTAAGATGATTAATGATAGTCCTACTCCCGTTATAATTCCGTATTCAACTCCAAATATTAAGGTAGACACAAAGGTTGCTAATAATAGCCAAAAGTCTAAATTATTGGCTTTAAACAAACGTACTGCCTCTCTTACACTGATCAGGTTAAAAACCGCAACGATAATAATGGCTGCTAAAACTGTTTTTGGTAAAAAGTAAAATACGGGGGTTAAAAACAATAGGGTTAAGATTACCAATACTACTGAAACCAGCGCTGATACTCCTGTAGTTCCTCCTGCTTCTGCATTAATTGCTGAACGCGAAAAGCTTGAGGTTGTTGGGTAAGCTTTAAAAAATGACCCTACTATATTTCCTAAACCCAATGCAATTAATTCTTGATTGGGTCTTATACGATATTCGTCTTGTTTTTCTTCTAAAGATTTTCCGATAGAGATGGTTTCTAAATACCCTACCATTACCAAAGTAAGTGCAATAGGCATTAGTTCTCTTATCAAATAAAAATCTACTTCTGGAAGTACAAATGATGGTAACCCTGACGGTATATCTTTTACGATAGCTACATCTACCAATTCTTTGCCAAATACATGCATAATTGTAATTCCTAATACCACGACTACAATAGCACTAGGTATTTTTTTATTTATTTTTCTAAGCACCATTATAATGGCACAGGCAATCAATCCTATAATGGTAGTATGTACATTAAAGCTTGCTATTTTATCTATAAAATCTTCATAGAGTACTTGAATTTGATCACTTTGTACAAAATCGACACCTAACAAATTTCTAAATTGGTTTAATCCAATGGTTAGTGC
The sequence above is a segment of the Tenacibaculum sp. 190130A14a genome. Coding sequences within it:
- a CDS encoding solute carrier family 26 protein, with the translated sequence MKLLKRIIPILDWLPNYKKTQLRGDVLAGVTVAIILIPQGIAYALIAGLPPIYGLYAALLPQVMYAIFGSSRQVAIGPVAMDSLIVATGVSTFALTGSESYISIAILLALIVGCIQFLMGVFRLGFIVNFLSKPVITGFTSAVALTIGLNQFRNLLGVDFVQSDQIQVLYEDFIDKIASFNVHTTIIGLIACAIIMVLRKINKKIPSAIVVVVLGITIMHVFGKELVDVAIVKDIPSGLPSFVLPEVDFYLIRELMPIALTLVMVGYLETISIGKSLEEKQDEYRIRPNQELIALGLGNIVGSFFKAYPTTSSFSRSAINAEAGGTTGVSALVSVVLVILTLLFLTPVFYFLPKTVLAAIIIVAVFNLISVREAVRLFKANNLDFWLLLATFVSTLIFGVEYGIITGVGLSLIILIFRTSRPYVTELGKVPDSDFYRNKNRFKEVILDKEVLVFRFDAQLFYANASYFRERLDHMVEKKGNDLKLIVLDAESINRVDSTGVEMLKDRIKYFEKKNVQFYFAGVKGPVRDALFRGGLLKIVSLNHFFMRANDAVIFHKTGDNKSQIKYAQYIHQAYD